TCGGGCCCCGCGAAGTACACCAAGCTCCAGGTGCGTCCGGCCTTCCAGTCTGCGTCACCGGCGCGGTAGCCGCGCATGGTGTCGAGCAACTCCTGCTTGTCGATGCCTCGGCCCGGGATCTTGGCTCGCATGCCGCCATTGTTACGCGAAAGCCTAGAGCGCGTCTGCAAGCAGCGGCCAGAAGGCCCGCCGCATGCGTGGCGAAGCTACTCTTTGCGAAAGGGACGCGTCTTCGTCAGCACGTTCATCTTGTCGAAGGCCTCGGCGACCCAGCGATCCCGCACCTTCTTCGCAAGGCCGGGTTGCGTTCGCCAGGGCACGGCCATGGCGTAGATGAGGCACGCTTCCGGGTACGCTGCATACGCAGCCCAAGCGCCCGAGAAGTGACGCCGGGAAAACATGGTGTCGACCCAGCCATCCACGGTCCTGATCTTGACCGGTTGCTCGCGCCACTTGGTCTCGTGCTCGCCAAACTGCCCCAGGGACACGTCGTAGCCTTTGAGTTGGGGTCGAGCCCAGGCCTCGAAGCGGCGCAGGCAAAGCTCGGAGTTCGACTTGCTGTCGGGCGGAACGTCCAACACCAGCGCGATGGACACCACGTGGTGATCGTCGCCGTAGCGGAAGCCCGTGAAGTGCTCGACGCCCCAGTAGCGCACCCGCTTCCACTTCTCCCAGTCCACGAGCGGGGCGTGTACCTGATCGTCCTTGTCGTTGCGCCAACCCCAGGGCTGCTCGAGCTGCCTCGTGAGCGCCGCCCAGTGGGGATCGTGGGCGTCGCCACCGGGCTCCGACATCGTCACAGTCGCCTGCGTAGGCGGTTTGCCCGGAGGCTGGGTCTGCGCGGAGGAGCCGCAACCGGCCAGAAGGCTCGAAGCGGCGGCGGCGGCTACCCAGGTACGCATCGACCTCTAGTCTGACGGAACCCCCCCGGCAGTCATGCGGATTTTTCCGTCCGCGCGGCGGGAGCAGCGACCGGGCCCCTGCTCGAATGCGCTGAATTCATTCTGGTTTCTGGTCGGTCCAAAAAAACCTGGCGCCCCGCCGGAACATATCGTCGGCGGACGTGTCGACACTTCGTTGGCCTTGGGTATCTGGTGCGGAGGGTTTGCATGCGGCTCGACCGGGAAGTTCTGAACCTCGATCTCTACGCGCTGCTCGGTGCGGCGCCCACCGCCAGCGATCACGAGCTGCGGAGAGCCTACCGTCGCAAGGCGCGCGCCAGTCACCCCGACCTCAATCCTGCCGACCAAAGCGCCGCGCGACGGATGGCTCAGGTGAATCTGGCGGCGAGGGTGCTGCTCGATCGCGACCGGCGGCGCGCCTACGATCGGGCACGCGGCATCGGCAGTCCCCTGCCCTCGCCCCCGGCGCATCGGCGCGACGAAAGCCTGGAGTGGGAGCCAGCACCGCGACCGCGCCCCGGGCGCATGACGAAAGACGTCCGATCCTTTCTGACGCGCATCCGCCACGCACCTGGACGCACCGCCGAGAAGGTGTGGAGCACCTTGGAGGGCTGGCCGCCGCAGCGTCACGGCGCCGTGCTGATTGTGGCGCTGCTGCTCACCATTGGTCTAGTGGCGCACGCCAAGCCGCGCTCGCTCTCTTTCTGGTGCTCGCCAGACTGCCCGCCGCAGCCCGTCAGCGCGCGCAAGCTCTAGCGCGCCGCTCGGCTCGATCCCGCCCGGTCATTCCGGTCTCGCGCACATGCCGCCGCTAGAAGCGGCCACCCACCATCAGGCTCGCCCCGTCTGGCCCGACGTTGACGCTCGGACGCAGACTGCCGAACACGTCGCTCTCGGGGCGCGGTTCGTAGCGATCGGGGTCGTCTCCAGTCAACAGCAAGACAGTGCCTACCCCCGCTGCCACGGCGCCGACGCCCAAGAACGTGAAACCAACGACTTCGCGCGCGTTGGCCTTGTCCTGGTCGTCGAGAGCGGCGGCGGCGGCGTCTTGCACCCCTCCGCAGTCGAATCCTGGCTTTGGTTGTGAAGGATCACAGGGTTGACCTGGTTGCAGTAGCGCCACGTTTTCCTCGTACAAGTCACGCGCGTCGTCGTAGCGCCCGCGATTCCAGATCAGGAAGCCCGCGGAGCCCACGACTACAGCGGCCCCGGCGCCCGTCACGATCCAGCCGAGCAGTCTGCGATTCTCTGCAGAGTCGCGATACTCGGCGCGATACTCCGCCGTGGGCTCGAGATCGACACGGATGCGCTTTGAACCCGTCTCGGGGACGACCACGTCGCGTTCGAAGGGAAAGAAGCCCGCACGCTCGACGCGCAAGCGGTGCCTCCCTGCAGGGAGGGATAGCGGCGCCGAGTAGGCGCCACGCGGTGCGCCATCCACGAACACGACGGCTTCATCCTGCTCGATTCCCAGGCTGACGGAGCCGCGCGGTGGACGTGCCGCATCCAGCGCAGGCGACAGTCGCAGCTCGATGCGCGCGCCATCCGCCACGTCGAGGCTGCGTTCTTCACTTCGGTAGCCTGCGCGACGTGCTTCGATGCGCCGACGGCCTGGCGCGATTCGGAGCGGTGAGAGCAAGGGCGTCTTGCCCGCGGCTT
The nucleotide sequence above comes from Polyangiaceae bacterium. Encoded proteins:
- a CDS encoding DnaJ domain-containing protein, producing MRLDREVLNLDLYALLGAAPTASDHELRRAYRRKARASHPDLNPADQSAARRMAQVNLAARVLLDRDRRRAYDRARGIGSPLPSPPAHRRDESLEWEPAPRPRPGRMTKDVRSFLTRIRHAPGRTAEKVWSTLEGWPPQRHGAVLIVALLLTIGLVAHAKPRSLSFWCSPDCPPQPVSARKL
- a CDS encoding PEGA domain-containing protein, with product MRTRLASLLIGLCLASSAAAQSAEQKREARERFDRALELFNAGDDGGALAEFERAYALIPHPLVLYNIAGVHATMGRAVEATDAYDKLLANPGALPAEKLADAKRRRAEQAARVAQLDVKVNVKGASIELDGLEVAKTPAAPLRVTSGTRRLVVVARGHRPVRREVRIAGGRTESVQITLEPVEGQLATVAIESDVPDLEIFVDGEAAGKTPLLSPLRIAPGRRRIEARRAGYRSEERSLDVADGARIELRLSPALDAARPPRGSVSLGIEQDEAVVFVDGAPRGAYSAPLSLPAGRHRLRVERAGFFPFERDVVVPETGSKRIRVDLEPTAEYRAEYRDSAENRRLLGWIVTGAGAAVVVGSAGFLIWNRGRYDDARDLYEENVALLQPGQPCDPSQPKPGFDCGGVQDAAAAALDDQDKANAREVVGFTFLGVGAVAAGVGTVLLLTGDDPDRYEPRPESDVFGSLRPSVNVGPDGASLMVGGRF